ATAATGTTAGATAGGTGTCAAATTAACCACCAAAATCGTCAAAACGAACGTTTTCGTCAGGTATTCCCCAATCGTCTGCCATCTTTAATACCGCTTGATTCATTAGTGGAGGTCCACAGAAATATAACTCTATATCTTCTGGCGCATCATGCTTTGTTAGATATTGGTCTATAACGGCTTGGTGTACAAAACCTACAAAACCATCACCTTCCTTATCAGCTAAATCTTTCTTAGGCGTCCAGTTATCTTCTTCTAATGGTTCAGAAAGAACTATCTCGAAATTGAAGTTAGAGAATTCCTTTTCTAAACTGTAAAAATGATCTAAATAGAATAACTCTCTTTTAGAGCGACCGCCATACCAGTAACTAACTTTTCTACCTGTTTTCAGCGTTTTAAATAGCTCATAAAGGTGCGAACGCATAGGTGCCATACCTGCACCACCACCGATATATAACATTTCGTCTTCAGAATTCTTAATAAAGAATTCACCGTAAGGTCCTGAGATTGTTACCTTATCTCCAGCTTTTCTACTAAAAATATAAGAGGATGCAACACCTGGGTTTACATCTGCCCATGCATTTTTACCTCTATCCCAAGGAGGAGTAGCCACACGTACATTTAACATAACTCGTCTTCCTTCTGCAGGATAAGAAGCCATTGAATAGGCACGAACCACTTCTTCGTCGTTCTTCATCTTTAGTGACCACAAACCGAATTTATCCCACTCTAATTTGAATTTCTCTGCTTCATCATGCTCTTCAGGGTGA
This genomic interval from Flavobacteriales bacterium contains the following:
- the nqrF gene encoding NADH:ubiquinone reductase (Na(+)-transporting) subunit F, with product MIILSTTTIVSSIAIFLLVIFALVGVLLFAKSKLMPSGKVKITINGEKEIEVDGGSTLLNTLSNEGIFLPSACGGGGTCIQCTCQVHSGGGSILPTEEPHFSKKEITDNYRLGCQVKVKEDMEISIPEEVFGVKKWEATVVSNYNVASFIKEFIVEIPEDMPYEAGGYIQIEIPDCEINYADMDITAHPEEHDEAEKFKLEWDKFGLWSLKMKNDEEVVRAYSMASYPAEGRRVMLNVRVATPPWDRGKNAWADVNPGVASSYIFSRKAGDKVTISGPYGEFFIKNSEDEMLYIGGGAGMAPMRSHLYELFKTLKTGRKVSYWYGGRSKRELFYLDHFYSLEKEFSNFNFEIVLSEPLEEDNWTPKKDLADKEGDGFVGFVHQAVIDQYLTKHDAPEDIELYFCGPPLMNQAVLKMADDWGIPDENVRFDDFGG